ATTCAAGCAGCGATAGTGGCGGCATTGGTCGAATCATATCGTGACCTTCTCTTGCCGCCTTTCAAGCTTGCGGGTATTCATGAACAGTTTTCTTGTTTAACAAAGAGAGATCATGGATACGTTATTTACGGTCTTCGCGGCCGGCGTAATGCCAATAATGGCAATCGTGCTTGCAGTCCTAGCATATCGACACAACATGAAAAAATGGCGATCACGGATTGACGCAGAGCTGCAGACAGCTTTGGAGAAGCTGGGAGTTAGCGCTTACACATTGATTGTGGACAAGCTGACTTCGCCAAGCACTGACAGAACAGCTGACGTCTACCGTATCCTGCACGATGATCAGGACCATTATTTCCTGTTCATGAAAATCGGAGAGCAACCCGCGGTGCTCAAACCTCTAAGCAAGGAGCGAGCCTTACTGGCGGCACGTATGAATGGATAAGTAGGTTGACTGAGCAGGTAACTCTAATCCGCGCCACGATTTGGCGCATTCGAAAACGTGGCGCGGATGAGCCAGGTATACTCCGCCAAATTTGATTTTTTCGAGACTCAAACCCATGCACGGACGCCTGTATCTCATCGCTTTACTTATCGCTGGCCCAGCAATGGCTGTGGAGCCCTCTCGCTACAGCTACGACGAAGCCCCAACTGACGGCTACATGTATGCCGTTAGGTATCAGCAAGCCAAACTGGCTTGTGAATCGCTGCCTGATGACCTTGAGGCGGACTATGCGAAAGCCATGCGCCTTACAAAAGAAGCGAATACCGAATTTGAGCGATCTTACGCCAAAGGTTTAACGGCAAATCTCAGGTGGCGCAAACCCGCAACGCCCGAAGATCAGCAGTTGGAGTGTGATCAAAGTCAGCATGCTTTGCGTGTGACGGTAAGCCTCGCCCGTCAGTGGTTTCCAGGGGGATGGTAGGCCCTCGCATTACTTGGCTCTGCGCTCGACACCGCCAGGTGCCTTGTTACAGTTCAGGCAGTGCTCGCAGTTCAGCGTCCGGCACAGCCAGACCTTCACCCGCTGCCAGTACGTGACCATGAAGATATGCCGTGCACCGGCCAGGGCCAGAGCGACATGCAGCGTCAGTCCGGCGGTAGTGGGGCCGAAGAAGATGTTCTGGCTGCGCACCATCACGACAAAACCGGTGATGGCGATCGTCGAGTAGATCAGCTTCCCAAGGATGCCGTCCCTCACCTTCCCGCTCAGTACGCACCAGGCTGCCCACAGCGCGATAAGGCCGCAGGCGATGGAGTTGATCAGTTCAAGATTCATGGTGGATTGCCTCCCCCGAACCGCTGGCGAATTAGCGCCCAGAGGTCAGCGGCTTTGATGGCTCGGTTGATTGCTGCCAGGAGCGAGCCGCCGAACGTACCCAGGAGAAAACCAATCCCGGCGACTATTTTGGGCTCCGTGACATTCAGGTAGGCGCTGACCATGCTCGTCAGGTACAGCGAGCAGGCAACCCCGGTGATCAAGAACACCATCCAGGCGCGCCAGTCAGACAAGTCGTCCTTGTGCCACCAGCTCGCAACGACAGCCCCAATCAGGCCCGCAATCAGCAATTCGAACCTGTCGATCTTGTCGAGCAGGCGCTGTAGATACTCCATGCGCTCGACTCCGTGGGGCATGTTTGGGAATTGAATCGGCTCCAGCAGCACTCCCTGCTCAGAGCGAAGGGTGTGGTGGGGCCGAAAACGAAAAGGCCTCGCACGATGGCGAGGCCCTGAATAGGTCCCTCATCAGCGTGACAAGTCAGAGGCTCTGAGGGCTTTGGGAAATTTAGGCATCAAAAAACCCGGCGCGGTGGCCGGGTTCCTGTGCACATCAAATCGAATGACTGTAGAAAAGTGCGTAAGACTCAATGCCATCGTTCGGTTCTTTGATGCCGGCGTTTGAATAGTGAGTAACCCGGACACCTACCTTCTGCGTATCACCGAACTTCAAGCCTGCGCCAATTCGGTCTTCGAAGTTGAAGGAAGATCCGAATTTCTGGTCGCCAGCGTTGGTGCCCGAAAATATTGCAACACCGACGCCGGCCTCGATGAACGGCTTGATGTCGCCTTGACCAAACTCGTAAACGAACACAGGGGAGAAGGAAACAGAGTGGCGAGCACCAGCCTCTTTTCCCGACTCCCAATATGTATAACCCAGGTCCCAGTATCCGGTCAGCTTACCTGTAGAGCTTTCCAGCCATGCCTTGTCCCAGTTGAATCCCAGTGCTGTACGGGCAGTCAAGCCGCCTTGGCTAGTCGCGCCGAGGGCACCTGATAGTTCTACAGCTTGAGCGCCGTTACAGACCGCGCAAAATAGCAACGCCGATAGGATAATTTTCTTCATTTTGTGACCAACAAGTTCTAAGGAAAGATCGCTTAAGTGACAGCGGCACTATGAGTCAATGTGCCATCAATTCGTTCTCAAAATTCCTTAAATAGCGTTTTTGCCACCTTCGTTGGCAGAAACAGCGCAGGTACATTTCGCTTTTTCCGAGCTTGGCGCTTGGTACAGATGCGGGCGAAAGGGGTCTAGGACCGGTGCACGCTTTATCGGGGTAAGGGCGCTTAAATTAAGAAATACAGATGTCGCCTATGCAAATTCAACTTCCCTCCCTTCGCTAGCCCAACGGAGCTGAATGCAAAAAGCCCCGCGCAATCGCGGGGCCTTCAATACTGCAGAGCTCAACTGCGCCGAGATAAACGTAAAGAGGTGAGTTGCACGGTCGATTATATCGATATGGCTTAATCGTTATTACTAATTAATCCAAGCGTAAAGCCATCTATGGATGAAATTTTCCCGCGCCAAAGCGCGCCTGTCTCGCCAGGAATTGACGACGATGTACCTAAGTAGGTTCTAGCATCTTCGAGGTGTAGGAACTGGAAGGGGGCGTCCTCTTCGGGAGACTCAGCTCCGGGAGTCACATTGAAACCAAGAATTATGTCTTGGATCGCATCTGCATTGTGATCACCTTTCTCCCTGAAGGGGGCGGAAAAGCTTTCGGCAAGCCTCTCAAAATACACTGCGTGGGGGATCAATTTGCCCGATATTACTGACCCACCGACAGATAAGGTGATACCAATGCTTAGCGATGCTCGATTGGAGCTTTTAACAAGCCACTGCAATAGCCAATCAGTCTGGCGCCCTTCCCACTGTGTTTTTGTGAAGGCTTTGTCGTTGAGTAAATCCAATTCCTCTACGACAGTTTTGGTCTGACCTTGAGATTCGTGCATTAGAGACTCCATCCGGCTGGAAACTGAGTCTCATCTATACATCAACTTGGCACCCACAAAAAAGCCCAGCGTGTTTGCTGGGCTTTCAATGTGAATCCCTAACGCGCAGGATCGACAGATTGAATAAATAATCTCTCACTTTCTCATTCGTTGCAATGGCTATTAGCTAAGCGGCACAACTTTCGATTAGGCCTTCCGCATCAAGTAGTTCCTGAGCGGCGGTTAGCGCCTCGTTCACCTGGTCATCCAGCACCTTGCGAATCGTCGAACGCCACCGGTACCGAGTCGACTCTGGTTTGCCGTCGTTGTCCCAATTGGTGATGTCGTACCATGCGGCGGGCAATACTGCAGATGAACGCTTGCCCTCGGCACCGGCGACTTGCGGGATAGCCCAAGTGAGCACGGCGCATTCACGGAAGCGCTTCGGGGCCGGCGTCTTCACCGAGTGCAGAAGCTCCAGAATGGCGCCGTGCTTACGCTCCTCATGGGTGGAATACTTCGCCACGAGTACTCGCCAGTGCGCCGGGGTGAGAGCCTTGTGCAGCCGGCCGAACACCCAGCAGTCCTGGAGAAAAGCGGCCTCCTTACCAACGATCTCCCCCTTCTGCTTGGCGCACTGCACCTTGGGCTCGAAGTCACAGCCGCCGGCGGAACTGATGGTTTCGGCCGCGAGGGCTCGAACTACTGCTGAAACAACGTTGCGATAGG
The sequence above is drawn from the Pseudomonas quebecensis genome and encodes:
- a CDS encoding acyloxyacyl hydrolase, whose protein sequence is MKKIILSALLFCAVCNGAQAVELSGALGATSQGGLTARTALGFNWDKAWLESSTGKLTGYWDLGYTYWESGKEAGARHSVSFSPVFVYEFGQGDIKPFIEAGVGVAIFSGTNAGDQKFGSSFNFEDRIGAGLKFGDTQKVGVRVTHYSNAGIKEPNDGIESYALFYSHSI
- the gvpU gene encoding gas vesicle accessory protein GvpU, whose amino-acid sequence is MHESQGQTKTVVEELDLLNDKAFTKTQWEGRQTDWLLQWLVKSSNRASLSIGITLSVGGSVISGKLIPHAVYFERLAESFSAPFREKGDHNADAIQDIILGFNVTPGAESPEEDAPFQFLHLEDARTYLGTSSSIPGETGALWRGKISSIDGFTLGLISNND